From the Deinococcus radiophilus genome, one window contains:
- a CDS encoding thiamine pyrophosphate-dependent dehydrogenase E1 component subunit alpha has protein sequence MIQPFTQRPIQWVSDQGELLQDLPERYTPEFIRELYRHMLRAREMDRKLIPLLRQGRTSFYAQAHGMEATQVGLALACRSGHDWWWLYYRDHPIMLTLGVPMLQIVSQIMGTASDSCKGRQMPHHFCAKEYNVASISSSIASQIPPATGTAMAQKYLGTDEITVCTFGDGATSEGDWHAGVNMAAVSHAPVMFVCENNQWAISTGVADQTASETIHIKARAYGMPGYYVDGNDVIAVLEVMSHVADQIRSGEGPAMVEALTYRVGSHSNADADAEKNYRTREEVAEWTARDPLERIEKLLQNMGHPISEEEKAAMVGEVGDEVAAAIDEAAASGTPDWDLMFQDVYAVQPPHLAEQEAYVRAEQEALA, from the coding sequence ATGATCCAACCATTCACCCAGCGCCCGATTCAGTGGGTGTCTGATCAGGGCGAGCTGCTTCAGGATTTGCCTGAGCGCTACACTCCTGAATTCATCCGTGAGCTGTACCGTCATATGCTGCGCGCCCGTGAAATGGACCGCAAATTGATTCCCTTGCTGCGCCAGGGCCGCACCAGCTTTTATGCTCAGGCACACGGGATGGAAGCCACCCAGGTCGGCCTGGCACTGGCTTGCCGCTCTGGACACGACTGGTGGTGGCTGTATTACCGTGACCATCCCATCATGCTGACGCTAGGTGTGCCGATGTTGCAGATCGTCAGTCAGATTATGGGAACGGCGTCGGACAGCTGCAAAGGCCGTCAGATGCCCCACCACTTCTGCGCCAAGGAATACAACGTGGCGTCCATTAGCTCCAGCATCGCTTCGCAGATTCCGCCGGCCACGGGTACGGCGATGGCTCAGAAGTACCTGGGTACGGATGAAATCACGGTTTGTACTTTTGGTGATGGTGCAACCAGTGAGGGTGACTGGCACGCCGGGGTCAACATGGCCGCCGTGAGTCACGCTCCAGTGATGTTCGTCTGCGAGAACAACCAGTGGGCCATCTCTACAGGTGTGGCCGATCAGACGGCCAGCGAGACCATCCACATCAAGGCGCGTGCCTACGGGATGCCTGGCTACTACGTAGACGGCAACGATGTCATTGCGGTGCTAGAAGTCATGAGCCACGTGGCCGATCAGATTCGCAGCGGTGAAGGTCCGGCGATGGTCGAAGCCCTGACTTACCGTGTGGGATCGCACTCCAACGCCGACGCTGACGCTGAGAAGAACTACCGCACCCGCGAAGAGGTGGCTGAATGGACCGCCCGTGATCCTCTGGAGCGGATTGAGAAGCTGCTGCAGAACATGGGCCATCCCATCAGCGAGGAAGAAAAAGCTGCGATGGTGGGGGAAGTGGGCGACGAAGTGGCTGCTGCTATTGATGAGGCTGCGGCCAGTGGCACACCCGACTGGGACCTGATGTTCCAAGACGTGTACGCCGTGCAGCCCCCACACTTGGCCGAACAAGAAGCCTATGTACGTGCCGAACAGGAGGCCCTGGCATGA
- a CDS encoding LptA/OstA family protein, which yields MTLTQTAKKAIALSLLTVASAGVLAQANSNRIINIQGAPRGDLRNGPITFTGNPVRATVSTLSITAKEARLAAPQGQTIVASQGKRNSRFIGDVRVQRGRLSAQGENLVYNEGTGQGVLSDNARASFAPENRGDTVQIKAQSMSLDVDNNVSTSKGSVVLRQGNQSAAASQLVFDEDRELGVLTGGPRLRQEAAGGQKDIVITGNEVRALTKNETVYVKGNVKLVQGSITTTGNALFYDDTKNVAYVVGNAVSRDSSNGTTVRAPASGALEQRTDLSRVRTLSSGFNIPTAQFKLRGE from the coding sequence ATGACCCTGACCCAAACTGCCAAAAAAGCTATTGCCCTGAGCCTGCTGACGGTTGCCAGTGCCGGAGTGCTGGCCCAGGCCAATTCCAACCGCATCATCAACATTCAGGGTGCGCCGCGCGGTGATCTGCGTAATGGCCCGATCACGTTTACTGGCAACCCAGTTCGCGCCACGGTCAGCACCCTGTCTATCACTGCCAAGGAAGCTCGCCTGGCTGCGCCACAGGGCCAGACCATTGTCGCTTCGCAGGGCAAACGCAACTCGCGCTTTATCGGTGATGTGCGGGTGCAGCGTGGCCGTCTGTCGGCCCAGGGTGAGAATCTGGTCTACAACGAAGGCACCGGCCAGGGTGTCCTAAGCGACAATGCTCGCGCCTCTTTTGCGCCTGAAAACCGTGGCGATACCGTGCAGATCAAGGCACAGAGCATGAGCCTGGACGTGGACAACAATGTCTCGACCTCCAAGGGCAGCGTGGTGTTGCGTCAGGGAAATCAGAGTGCTGCTGCCTCGCAACTGGTCTTTGACGAAGACCGCGAGCTGGGCGTCCTGACCGGAGGTCCACGCCTGCGTCAGGAAGCGGCAGGCGGACAGAAAGACATCGTGATTACGGGCAACGAAGTTCGCGCCCTGACCAAAAATGAAACCGTATACGTAAAGGGCAACGTGAAGCTGGTGCAGGGTTCGATCACCACGACTGGTAATGCCCTGTTCTACGACGACACCAAGAACGTGGCCTATGTGGTGGGAAACGCAGTCAGCCGTGATTCCAGCAACGGCACCACCGTCCGTGCTCCTGCCAGTGGCGCTCTGGAGCAGCGCACCGATCTGTCCCGCGTCCGTACGCTGAGCAGCGGGTTCAATATTCCTACGGCGCAGTTCAAGCTACGCGGTGAATAA
- a CDS encoding ABC transporter permease has protein sequence MNRARPDRPLGTVIGLAAAWAAFFWLVAQQELWGATMRRLFPQVSTPIYERNTLWELTWQHLGLTATAMGLVIVIGVGLGLWATRRQGREFLPLVNNLTTVGQTFPPIAVLFLALPLVGFGGTGAIAALTLYALLPVTRSTVLGLQAVEAPQLDAAQGLGLSPLQQLWRLEVPVALPAILSGIRTALVLTIATATLAPMVGTGGLGVPIIAGLGADNLALILQGAIPVALLALLGELSMRTLERWLTPWRPTAE, from the coding sequence ATGAACCGTGCCCGCCCAGATCGGCCCCTGGGTACGGTGATAGGCCTGGCTGCCGCCTGGGCTGCTTTCTTCTGGCTGGTGGCCCAGCAGGAACTCTGGGGTGCAACCATGCGCCGCCTATTTCCACAGGTGAGCACGCCTATCTACGAGCGCAATACGCTCTGGGAGTTGACCTGGCAGCACCTGGGATTGACCGCCACTGCGATGGGACTGGTCATCGTGATCGGCGTAGGACTGGGCCTGTGGGCCACCCGGCGGCAGGGGCGTGAATTTCTGCCGCTGGTCAACAACCTCACCACGGTCGGGCAGACGTTCCCGCCCATTGCCGTGCTCTTTCTGGCCCTTCCGCTGGTGGGGTTCGGGGGCACGGGGGCTATTGCGGCACTGACCCTCTACGCCCTGTTGCCCGTAACCCGCTCTACTGTACTGGGTCTGCAAGCTGTCGAGGCGCCACAACTGGACGCTGCCCAGGGCCTGGGCCTTAGCCCGCTGCAACAGCTTTGGCGCTTGGAGGTGCCGGTGGCACTGCCCGCCATCCTGTCGGGTATTCGTACGGCGCTGGTGCTGACGATTGCCACCGCCACCCTGGCCCCCATGGTCGGAACAGGCGGCCTGGGTGTGCCGATCATCGCCGGGCTAGGCGCGGACAATCTGGCGCTGATCCTCCAGGGGGCCATTCCAGTGGCGCTGCTGGCGCTGCTGGGTGAGCTGTCCATGCGGACGCTGGAGCGTTGGCTAACGCCCTGGCGGCCCACCGCTGAGTAA
- a CDS encoding lactate/malate family dehydrogenase codes for MKVGVVGSGLVGSTAAFALTLRGTCSDLVLVDKDPERARAEAEDIAHAAPVSHGTRVVSGEIDALEGCGAIVVAAGANQKPGETRLQLLERNADIFAELIPQVSAAAPQAPLIVATNPVDLLTDLTTTHAAEGQAVLGSGTVLDSARFRHLIAQRAEVDATHVHGYVLGEHGDSEVLAWSTAKIAGLPVADFMAARNLDWTPEIMAEIDHGTRDAAAAIISGKRATYYGIAAALTRITEAVILNRRAILTVTGPTDYGISMALPRIVGSGGIEETLMPQLSAEELGQLEQSAETLRHALDSLSRQPA; via the coding sequence ATGAAAGTCGGCGTAGTCGGAAGCGGTTTGGTTGGGTCGACGGCGGCCTTTGCCTTGACGCTACGCGGCACTTGCTCGGATCTGGTCTTGGTTGACAAGGACCCTGAACGCGCCCGCGCCGAGGCCGAAGACATCGCGCACGCAGCTCCGGTCAGCCACGGCACGCGTGTCGTGAGTGGCGAGATCGACGCATTGGAAGGTTGCGGGGCCATCGTGGTGGCAGCTGGGGCCAACCAAAAGCCGGGAGAAACCCGCTTGCAGCTGCTTGAGCGCAATGCCGATATTTTCGCCGAGCTGATTCCACAAGTGTCAGCCGCTGCGCCGCAGGCCCCTTTGATCGTGGCCACCAACCCGGTTGATCTCCTGACTGACCTCACCACAACTCACGCAGCAGAGGGTCAAGCCGTGCTGGGATCCGGCACGGTGCTGGACAGCGCCCGCTTTCGCCACCTGATCGCTCAGCGGGCCGAAGTAGACGCCACACATGTCCATGGCTATGTGCTGGGGGAACACGGCGACAGTGAAGTGCTGGCCTGGAGTACCGCCAAAATCGCCGGACTGCCTGTGGCCGACTTTATGGCTGCCCGAAATCTGGACTGGACCCCAGAGATCATGGCCGAGATAGACCACGGCACGCGTGATGCCGCCGCTGCGATTATTTCCGGCAAGCGGGCCACCTATTATGGGATTGCCGCTGCCCTGACCCGCATCACCGAGGCGGTGATCCTCAACCGCCGCGCTATTCTCACGGTCACTGGGCCGACCGATTACGGCATCTCGATGGCTCTACCGCGCATTGTGGGATCAGGCGGCATAGAAGAAACGCTGATGCCACAACTCAGCGCCGAGGAACTGGGACAGCTTGAACAGAGCGCCGAAACCTTGCGCCACGCTCTGGACTCGCTCAGCCGTCAGCCAGCCTGA
- the rsmG gene encoding 16S rRNA (guanine(527)-N(7))-methyltransferase RsmG encodes MPADALADSAPSGTELSGEALDLLHEGAQALGVSLSPAQLKQFVTLYGLLRQGATQMNLTALHSERDVVLKHFVDSLGALQATLWKEPERSSLQVLDLGTGAGFPALPLAISCPALKMTAMDATQKKVAFVERTAEALGLTVRGLSGRAEDLGQDPIHRGRYDVVVTRAVASLPVLAELALPLLKEGGWLIAQKGQLEDAEVAQGERAISLLGGELHPIQRSHLPFLGDARALVQVHKVAPTPAKYPRRPGIPNKRPLGNE; translated from the coding sequence ATGCCTGCCGACGCCCTAGCCGACTCCGCCCCTTCTGGTACTGAACTCTCAGGTGAGGCCCTTGATCTGTTGCATGAAGGTGCACAGGCGCTAGGTGTTTCCCTTAGTCCCGCCCAACTGAAGCAGTTCGTTACCCTATATGGCCTTTTGCGTCAGGGAGCTACCCAGATGAACCTGACTGCGCTCCACAGTGAGAGGGACGTGGTGCTGAAACATTTTGTGGATTCGCTGGGCGCTCTTCAGGCGACACTTTGGAAGGAACCAGAAAGGTCTAGCCTGCAGGTCTTGGATCTGGGTACAGGAGCGGGATTCCCAGCCTTGCCTCTGGCGATCAGCTGTCCCGCCCTGAAGATGACAGCAATGGACGCCACTCAGAAAAAAGTCGCTTTTGTCGAACGCACTGCTGAGGCGCTTGGCCTGACTGTGCGGGGGCTGAGTGGCCGCGCTGAAGATTTGGGACAGGATCCTATACACCGGGGCCGCTATGATGTTGTGGTCACGCGGGCCGTGGCTTCTTTGCCTGTTCTGGCTGAGTTAGCTCTCCCGCTGCTTAAGGAAGGTGGCTGGCTGATCGCACAAAAAGGACAGCTGGAAGATGCAGAAGTGGCCCAGGGAGAGCGGGCTATTTCGCTGCTTGGCGGAGAATTACATCCCATTCAGCGTTCTCATCTGCCCTTCCTGGGGGACGCCCGTGCACTGGTCCAAGTTCACAAGGTCGCTCCCACACCTGCCAAATACCCACGCCGCCCTGGCATCCCCAACAAACGACCTCTGGGAAATGAGTGA
- a CDS encoding ParB/RepB/Spo0J family partition protein, which yields MSKSSKKPSLGRGLDALLSRKEGARPKDTETGEPVGRGVQLLPTSRVIQAGYQPRQVFEPTALAELAQSIREKGILQPLLVRPRGDAFEIVAGERRWRASQLAGVQELPVIIRDLSDREALEIAIIENLQREDLGPLEEARAYRTLMEHGLNQEGVAQAVGKGRSTVANALRLLSLPDEALQALEAGEISAGHARAILAQPDADRLWALEQIRKRGLNVREAEALRRERAAAPVKVNPPRPYKQIEVDLSRRMGSRVKITGEDKGRIELNYASREELDRLLDLLGYGE from the coding sequence GTGTCGAAAAGTTCTAAAAAGCCCAGTCTGGGACGGGGACTAGATGCCCTGCTCAGCCGCAAGGAGGGCGCACGTCCCAAAGACACTGAGACAGGTGAGCCTGTCGGCCGGGGCGTACAGCTGCTACCAACCAGCCGCGTCATCCAGGCGGGCTATCAACCACGGCAAGTATTTGAACCCACTGCATTGGCCGAGTTGGCACAGAGCATCCGCGAGAAGGGTATCTTGCAGCCGCTGCTGGTCCGCCCACGGGGAGATGCCTTTGAAATTGTGGCCGGTGAGCGGCGTTGGCGGGCCTCTCAATTGGCTGGCGTGCAGGAATTACCCGTCATCATCCGTGATTTGAGTGACCGTGAGGCGCTGGAAATCGCGATTATCGAGAACCTTCAGCGCGAAGACCTGGGGCCACTGGAAGAGGCTCGCGCCTACCGCACCTTGATGGAACATGGCCTGAATCAAGAAGGTGTGGCTCAGGCTGTAGGCAAGGGCCGCAGCACCGTGGCGAACGCTCTGCGGCTCCTCAGCCTGCCCGACGAGGCCCTGCAAGCCCTAGAGGCTGGGGAAATCAGCGCTGGGCACGCCCGTGCCATCCTGGCCCAGCCCGATGCAGACCGCTTATGGGCGCTGGAGCAGATTCGCAAGCGCGGTCTGAATGTGCGTGAGGCTGAGGCTCTGCGCCGGGAACGTGCTGCAGCTCCTGTCAAGGTCAATCCGCCGCGACCCTACAAACAGATTGAAGTGGACCTAAGCCGCCGGATGGGTTCACGGGTCAAGATTACGGGAGAGGACAAAGGCCGCATTGAACTGAACTACGCCTCCCGCGAGGAGTTGGACCGCCTGCTGGACCTGCTCGGTTACGGCGAGTAA
- a CDS encoding ParA family protein: protein MNIIGIVNQKGGVAKTTTAVNLAAFLAEQGQQVLLLDMDPQGNATSALGLRDAEHGLYEALGHPGQVKQYIQPSVQPGLSVLPATPDLAGAGVELADDPDALSRLLASIAGYDMVIIDAPPSLGPLTVNVLAAAQRLIIPLQAEYFALEGLAGLMETVERVQEALNPQLKVLGVVLTMFDGRTNLAQEVETTVRQHFGPLVFAAVIPRNVRLSEAPSYAQPINLFAPNSLGASAYQRLAKEVIQRVEKF from the coding sequence GTGAATATCATTGGAATCGTCAATCAGAAGGGAGGGGTAGCCAAAACCACCACAGCGGTGAACTTGGCTGCTTTCCTGGCCGAGCAGGGGCAGCAGGTCCTGTTGCTGGACATGGACCCTCAGGGCAATGCCACGAGTGCTCTGGGTCTTCGTGATGCCGAACATGGCCTGTACGAAGCTCTGGGCCACCCAGGGCAGGTAAAGCAATACATTCAGCCCTCGGTCCAGCCGGGGCTATCAGTCTTGCCCGCCACACCTGACCTCGCCGGAGCCGGAGTGGAACTGGCCGATGATCCTGACGCTCTGTCACGCCTATTGGCCAGTATTGCTGGGTACGACATGGTGATTATTGACGCCCCCCCCAGCCTGGGGCCGCTCACGGTCAACGTGCTTGCCGCGGCACAGCGGCTGATTATTCCGCTTCAGGCCGAATATTTTGCCCTAGAAGGGCTGGCTGGCCTGATGGAAACGGTAGAGCGGGTCCAAGAAGCGCTGAATCCACAGCTCAAGGTGTTGGGCGTCGTTCTCACAATGTTCGATGGCCGCACCAATCTGGCGCAGGAGGTAGAGACGACTGTACGCCAGCATTTCGGCCCACTGGTATTTGCAGCAGTGATTCCACGCAATGTCCGGCTGTCAGAAGCGCCCAGTTACGCACAGCCCATTAACCTGTTTGCCCCGAACTCACTGGGAGCGTCGGCCTATCAGCGTCTGGCCAAGGAGGTCATCCAGCGTGTCGAAAAGTTCTAA
- a CDS encoding universal stress protein produces the protein MQNSTGSFGRIAIGIDFSPSSLYALELARQRFPGADLRLLHAVDVRMMASPDLIGGMTPMSYDPALLESVENQDAEQLAALVQGSETYEQLVGGPVNSLLDAAQKWGADLLIVGTHAKGALEHFFLGSTAEKLVSRSPVPVLTVRLHKSKQSHTQDHL, from the coding sequence ATGCAAAACTCCACAGGTTCGTTCGGCCGTATTGCGATTGGAATCGACTTTTCGCCGTCCTCACTGTACGCCCTGGAGTTGGCCCGGCAGCGGTTCCCAGGTGCCGACCTGCGCCTGTTGCACGCTGTGGATGTACGGATGATGGCCTCACCCGATCTGATCGGCGGCATGACTCCTATGAGTTACGATCCCGCTCTATTGGAATCGGTAGAGAACCAGGACGCTGAGCAGTTGGCCGCCCTGGTACAAGGCAGCGAAACCTATGAACAACTGGTCGGTGGTCCTGTGAACAGCCTACTGGACGCAGCGCAGAAGTGGGGAGCTGATCTGCTGATTGTCGGAACCCACGCCAAAGGCGCTTTGGAACACTTTTTCCTGGGCAGCACTGCCGAAAAGCTGGTGTCCCGTAGCCCGGTTCCCGTACTGACGGTGCGTCTGCACAAATCCAAGCAAAGCCACACCCAGGATCATCTATGA
- the mnmG gene encoding tRNA uridine-5-carboxymethylaminomethyl(34) synthesis enzyme MnmG codes for MKSGWNVIVIGGGHAGIEAAWAAAKFGRAAMLVGNPATIGRMPCNPSVGGPGKSQLVFELQALGGLMPTLADQTAIHTRVLNASKGPAVQSLRVQNERDLYASVAQDALLAVPELDVLRGEAADLESDGQGGWWVITTDGRRFWARSVVIAAGTFMRGITWYGRQSRHEGRQGEPPSRFLSEALQRAGHGLKRFKTGTPPRVRADSVNFAGLDIIPADVPARSFTGTPGPHAESSPTWQTHTTPQTHALVQENIGFSAMYAGDIDATGARYCPSIEDKIMRFAHHDRHLLFVEPEGLQTSEVYLQGFSSSLPPELQDQLVRTLPGFEKAVIQRYAYAVEYDVVDSTQLSMNLESRLLPGIYTAGQLNGTSGYEEAAIQGLVAGTAAARRAADLPELTFSRADGYLGVLLDDLMLKGCDEPFRMMTSRVEHRLLVRQDNADERQTPRGHELGLVGVERLAQVQAKYARVAAGIEALTRTKLDGKPADTWLKRPEVQLSELLERGVTLPDLSREEQEAVAIRVKYAGYIDRARRQLDAEAKAGQLSLRDVDFGAVPSLSLEGREKLLRFRPDTIEQATRVNGVRHADISALLVHLKQRSGQERIQA; via the coding sequence ATGAAGAGCGGCTGGAACGTCATTGTGATCGGCGGCGGCCATGCGGGAATCGAAGCCGCGTGGGCTGCGGCCAAGTTTGGTCGGGCAGCGATGCTGGTTGGTAATCCGGCCACCATCGGGCGAATGCCCTGTAACCCCTCGGTCGGTGGCCCCGGCAAAAGCCAGCTGGTGTTTGAGCTGCAGGCCCTGGGTGGATTGATGCCTACACTGGCTGATCAGACGGCCATCCACACCCGTGTACTGAATGCCAGCAAGGGGCCAGCCGTGCAATCCCTGCGGGTGCAGAACGAGCGTGACCTGTATGCCAGTGTGGCGCAGGATGCTCTGCTGGCTGTGCCAGAGTTGGATGTTCTACGCGGTGAGGCGGCCGATCTGGAAAGTGACGGTCAGGGTGGCTGGTGGGTGATCACGACCGACGGACGGCGCTTCTGGGCCAGGAGCGTGGTGATTGCAGCAGGCACCTTCATGCGTGGCATCACTTGGTATGGGCGTCAATCACGGCACGAGGGACGGCAGGGTGAGCCACCTTCACGCTTTCTCAGCGAAGCCCTGCAACGGGCTGGACATGGCCTCAAACGTTTCAAGACCGGCACTCCCCCACGCGTGCGCGCAGACTCGGTGAACTTTGCTGGGCTGGATATCATCCCCGCCGACGTTCCAGCGCGTTCCTTTACCGGTACCCCTGGCCCCCACGCTGAGTCTTCCCCCACCTGGCAAACCCACACCACTCCGCAGACCCATGCACTTGTGCAGGAGAACATTGGGTTCTCGGCCATGTACGCCGGAGATATAGACGCCACAGGCGCACGCTACTGCCCCAGCATTGAGGACAAGATCATGCGCTTTGCTCACCATGACCGTCACCTGCTGTTTGTGGAGCCTGAAGGCCTCCAGACCAGCGAGGTGTACCTGCAGGGCTTTTCATCAAGCCTGCCCCCAGAGCTGCAAGATCAGTTGGTCCGCACGCTGCCCGGCTTTGAAAAGGCGGTGATTCAGCGCTATGCCTATGCCGTGGAATATGACGTAGTGGACTCTACGCAGCTGAGCATGAATCTGGAGTCGCGGTTGCTGCCCGGCATCTACACCGCTGGACAGCTTAACGGCACCAGTGGCTACGAGGAGGCGGCCATTCAGGGACTGGTGGCCGGAACCGCTGCCGCCCGCCGCGCCGCCGACCTACCGGAACTCACTTTCAGCCGTGCCGACGGCTATCTGGGCGTCCTGCTGGACGACCTGATGCTGAAAGGCTGCGATGAACCCTTCCGTATGATGACCAGCCGAGTCGAGCACCGTTTGCTGGTCCGCCAGGACAACGCCGATGAACGTCAGACCCCCCGTGGTCATGAACTGGGCTTGGTTGGGGTGGAGCGGCTGGCCCAGGTTCAGGCCAAATATGCCCGAGTCGCTGCCGGCATAGAAGCCCTGACCCGGACCAAGCTGGATGGCAAACCAGCCGACACTTGGCTGAAGCGTCCAGAGGTTCAGCTCAGCGAGTTACTGGAGCGCGGCGTGACCCTTCCCGACCTGAGCCGTGAGGAACAGGAAGCCGTTGCAATACGCGTGAAATATGCCGGCTACATTGACCGGGCCCGCAGGCAACTGGACGCCGAGGCCAAAGCTGGACAGCTCAGCCTCCGGGATGTGGATTTCGGCGCTGTACCTTCGCTGTCCCTGGAAGGCCGTGAGAAGCTCCTACGGTTCCGGCCTGACACCATTGAACAAGCCACCCGTGTCAATGGCGTGCGCCATGCTGATATCAGTGCATTATTGGTCCATCTGAAACAGCGCTCTGGACAGGAAAGAATCCAAGCATGA
- a CDS encoding LptA/OstA family protein translates to MSRHIQTLPQRALLLVLLAGPGWATAQDSAPVDPPPPPADTLDWDDEGWDEIKQWAEETEDLGQDTTATPEAGSEYSELQLVRQGDDGKERRIGVVRKGTDETGIFVFCNPQEQDGENAPGLAVFSNSGPEGVEISIDKNVIQVPLAVVTQTRRADGTSGDGNIEASAGTAAYVENIPEGAEDRLTRCGVQVDAKNVPGSVRVTQGQTQLTGQSLRYSETDGVARVTGPITFKRIPSAEQSGTTELSGTAEGIEVEVDTERTLLVGDVVLNSSGGRVSRAARVEYDDQSNLARLIGTPEQPAVSERGKERLQAAEILYDLERDEAVAWASEGVRITGEFVDEEAAAP, encoded by the coding sequence ATGAGCCGCCACATCCAAACATTACCGCAGCGGGCCTTATTGCTCGTCCTCTTGGCTGGACCAGGCTGGGCGACGGCTCAGGACTCGGCCCCAGTCGATCCTCCCCCCCCCCCAGCAGATACGCTTGACTGGGACGATGAAGGCTGGGATGAGATCAAGCAGTGGGCCGAAGAAACCGAAGATTTGGGGCAAGACACAACCGCAACTCCGGAGGCGGGCAGTGAGTACTCCGAATTGCAACTGGTCCGCCAGGGCGACGATGGCAAGGAGCGCCGGATCGGCGTGGTGCGTAAGGGCACCGATGAAACGGGCATCTTTGTCTTCTGCAACCCGCAGGAGCAGGACGGAGAGAATGCTCCCGGCCTGGCGGTTTTCAGTAATTCTGGCCCTGAAGGCGTAGAAATCAGCATTGATAAGAACGTTATTCAGGTGCCATTGGCCGTCGTGACCCAGACTCGCCGTGCCGACGGAACTTCAGGGGATGGCAATATTGAGGCGAGTGCTGGAACGGCGGCTTACGTGGAGAATATTCCCGAAGGTGCCGAGGATCGCCTGACCCGCTGTGGTGTCCAGGTAGATGCTAAGAATGTACCTGGGTCGGTACGGGTCACGCAGGGCCAAACCCAGCTCACTGGGCAGTCTCTGCGCTACAGCGAAACGGACGGTGTGGCCCGGGTCACAGGCCCGATCACGTTCAAACGCATCCCATCGGCAGAGCAAAGTGGAACCACCGAGCTTTCGGGTACGGCCGAGGGGATTGAAGTAGAGGTGGATACCGAGCGTACCCTGCTGGTGGGCGATGTAGTTCTGAATTCCAGCGGGGGACGGGTCAGCCGCGCCGCCCGCGTAGAGTACGACGATCAATCCAACCTGGCCCGGTTGATCGGCACCCCGGAGCAGCCTGCGGTGAGTGAACGGGGCAAGGAGCGTCTCCAAGCTGCCGAAATCCTGTATGACCTTGAGCGCGACGAAGCTGTGGCCTGGGCCTCCGAAGGTGTCCGAATCACAGGCGAGTTCGTGGATGAGGAAGCCGCTGCGCCGTAA
- a CDS encoding IS630 family transposase (programmed frameshift) gives MEERRLAALPMLSDMTLSSKTIAQRFGVSASTVRTWRQRLRHGDTLEATFSSGRPSFLTDHQVAEIMAMIEAGPDPQRFPDGRWTTARIRDEIGCRYGVWYDHDWVGKLLLRWGFSWQKAEKRPLEQNAEQVDAWLEAELPSWKKKIDDGETIVWADEVGISMKPVIGNTWATRGQTPVILAKTNWKKLSVIGGITSKGQFFQQTHEGSVKAMGFIAFLTHLMRHIKGKITVVVDNAKIHKAKAVSAFVSQHERLSLTYLPPYSPELNPIERVWAYVKHHQLANFCPETLEQLKAYLRTVWPKIRYRQLPAKLLGIYPEVLPT, from the exons ATGGAAGAGCGGCGACTCGCCGCTCTTCCGATGCTCTCCGATATGACCCTGTCCTCCAAGACGATTGCCCAGCGTTTTGGTGTCAGCGCCAGCACTGTTCGTACCTGGCGGCAGCGCTTACGACATGGCGATACCCTTGAAGCTACTTTCTCCTCTGGACGTCCCTCCTTTCTCACCGATCACCAAGTGGCTGAAATCATGGCGATGATTGAGGCAGGGCCAGATCCACAGCGTTTTCCAGACGGGCGCTGGACTACCGCACGTATTCGCGACGAGATTGGATGCAGATATGGTGTCTGGTATGACCACGACTGGGTCGGAAAGCTGCTGTTACGCTGGGGCTTTTCCTGGCAGAAAGCAGAAAAACGCCCGTTGGAACAGAATGCTGAGCAGGTCGACGCTTGGCTGGAAGCAGAGCTTCCA TCCTGGAAAAAAAAGATAGATGATGGTGAAACCATCGTCTGGGCCGATGAAGTCGGAATCAGTATGAAGCCCGTGATTGGCAACACCTGGGCCACGCGTGGTCAGACCCCAGTGATTCTGGCCAAGACCAATTGGAAAAAGCTCTCCGTGATTGGCGGGATTACGTCTAAGGGCCAGTTTTTCCAGCAGACACACGAAGGGTCGGTCAAAGCGATGGGCTTCATCGCATTTTTGACGCATCTGATGCGACACATCAAGGGGAAGATCACTGTTGTGGTGGACAACGCTAAAATCCATAAGGCGAAGGCCGTTTCGGCCTTCGTATCACAACATGAACGACTGAGCCTAACGTACCTGCCACCGTACAGCCCTGAACTCAACCCCATTGAACGAGTGTGGGCCTATGTCAAACACCACCAACTCGCCAATTTTTGCCCAGAGACGCTGGAGCAACTCAAGGCTTACCTCCGTACGGTATGGCCGAAAATCCGCTATCGGCAACTCCCAGCCAAATTGCTAGGTATCTACCCTGAAGTGTTACCGACTTAG